One Temnothorax longispinosus isolate EJ_2023e chromosome 8, Tlon_JGU_v1, whole genome shotgun sequence genomic region harbors:
- the LOC139818471 gene encoding uncharacterized protein isoform X1, which yields MCARACACVLCAMSRCSVEHHRLARRPERGWSAAASFLLVACSLALSMSPIRAELIDDDTNRCPVECSCLGNLVACSELQLIEAPSGLPPWTEILELKDNNIANLEFDSLLHLTKLKKLDVSANKLGDNFTIALSDVAQLRELKVNKNHLTQVPELVFVKNITHLTLSHNLITSINGTALFSLQQLQYLDLSGNKISVLRRGSFLAPNRLTHLNLNANHIRIIENGSLDNLTSLEELRLNKNNLTQLKDLFMNLGKLRILEVNRNNLQQIHGLSLKSLKSLKELYLKRNRIDTLDDGAFWPLKNLELLQLDFNMLTTIKKGGLFGLEHLQKLTLSHNRISTIEPQAWDICREIVELDLSHNELTSIDRGSFEYLTKLEKLKLDHNQIAYVSDGAFNFTTNLRILELNSNKISYMVEDISGAFSPLGQLWKLGLAHNRIKSINQNAFTGLSGVVELDLIGNNVTSIQENAFLSMSSLSKLKMNTGALVCDCGLQWLSMWLREHSYSEAELHCGYPHWLQGMSLTQLHHANFTCDEYPKPRIIQEPVSKMSIKGDNVKLGCRATSTADIPLHFTWKHDNVELDDTNLQTNLSSSESGVTEATSVLYLTNVTHANAGKYQCMVTNTYGTTYSAKARLSVLVYPSFSKIPHDIRVNAGSTARLECSAEGQPSPQIAWQKDGGNDFPAARERRMHMMPTDDVLFIINVKMADSGVYSCTAQNLAGLIVANATLTILETPSFVKPMENKEITVGGSIVLECMASGSPRPKLSWRKNGSPLQATERHFFTAGDQLLIIVNTIASDEGSYECEMSNSLGSVVGASHLTVKPAPISTVNESEILGLIIITVVCCAVITSVVWVLVIYKTRRQLNVTQDNVAQPATTVILTVPEVQTQLYLDTSSQHSKDSGTGDSTNPSNDQLQLCLPEEVVTSSANNEEEMGTINVNDPLLRYTNHERHVSENADSAV from the exons atgtgtgcgcgtgcgtgtgcgtgcgtattGTGCGCGATGTCGAGGTGCTCGGTGGAGCATCATCGCCTCGCGCGACGACCCGAGCGAGGATGGAGCGCCGCCGCTTCGTTCCTGCTGGTCGCGTGTTCGCTCGCGCTGAGCATGTCGCCGATCCGCGCCGAGCTGATCGACGACGATACGAACCGCTGCCCGGTCGAGTGCTCCTGCCTGGGCAACCTGGTCGCTTGCAGCGAGCTGCAGTTGATCGAGGCACCTAGTGGACTGCCACCGTGGACCGAGATCCT aGAATTGAAGGACAACAATATTGCTAACTTGGAATTTGATTCGTTGCTTCATTtaacaaaactaaaaaaatt AGATGTAAGTGCTAATAAACTCGGGGATAATTTTACCATTGCCTTGTCAGACGTTGCACAATTACGCGAACTTAAAGTGAATAAAAATCACTTGACACAAGTGCCAGAACTTGTATTTGTTAAGAATATTACGCATCTTACGCT atcCCACAACTTAATTACTAGTATAAATGGGACTGCATTGTTTAGTTTACAACAGCTTCAATACCTGGATCTCAGTGGGAATAAAATAAGTGTCCTTCGAAGGGGTTCCTTCCTCGCTCCTAATCGACTTACACATTT gaatttaaatgcaaatcaCATAAGAATCATCGAAAATGGAAGTTTGGATAATCTTACTTCATTGGAGGAACTCCgtttaaacaaaaacaatttGACACAGTTGAAAGATCTCTTCATGAATCTAGGAAAATTGCGAATATT GGAGGTGAATAGAAATAATCTACAACAGATACATGGATTAAGTTTGAAAAGTTTGAAGAGCTTAAAGGAATTATATCTAAAGAGAAACAGAATTGATACATTAGACGATGGAGCTTTTTGGCCACTTAAAAATTTAGAGCTTCTACAGCTCGACTTTAATATGTTGACTACTATAAAGAAGGGAGGTTTGTTCGGTTTAGAACATTTGCAAAAGCTGACTCTGTCACACAATCGGATCTCAACAATCGAACCTCAAGCATGGGATATATGCAGAGAGATAGTGGAGCT agaCCTGTCACATAATGAATTGACCTCTATAGACCGGGGTTCGTTCGAATATCTCACGAAGCTCGAGAAGCTTAAGCTGGATCATAATCAAATCGCATACGTCTCAGATGGAGCGTTCAATTTTACGACAAACCTTCGTATCCT GGAACTTAATTCGAACAAGATATCCTATATGGTAGAAGATATCAGCGGCGCATTCTCTCCGCTCGGTCAGTTGTGGAAATTGGGCTTAGCGCACAATAGAATAAAATCCATAAATCAAAACGCTTTCACTGGTCTGAGTGGCGTTGTCGAGCTTGATTTAATCGGAAACAATGTTACGTCCATTCAAGAAAATGCGTTCCTTTCAATGTCTAGTCTAAGCAAACTTAAGATGAACACCG GAGCTTTGGTTTGCGACTGTGGACTTCAATGGCTAAGCATGTGGTTGCGAGAACATTCTTACAGCGAAGCTGAACTACACTGCGGCTATCCGCATTGGTTGCAGGGCATGTCGTTGACTCAATTACATCATGCAAACTTTACTTGCG ATGAGTATCCAAAACCACGGATTATTCAAGAACCTGTGAGCAAAATGAGCATCAAAGGAGACAATGTGAAACTGGGTTGTCGTGCGACCAGCACCGCCGACATACCGCTCCATTTTACCTGGAAGCATGACAATGTGGAGTTGGACGACACAAACCTGCAGACCAATCTCAGTTCCTCCGAGAGTGGAGTAACCGAGGCAACATCCGTCTTGTACCTTACTAATGTTACCCATGCTAACGCAGGAAAATATCAGTGCATGGTAACGAACACTTATGGAACAACATACTCAGCCAAAGCCAGACTAAGCGTATtag tttaCCCATCGTTCTCCAAAATTCCGCATGATATACGAGTGAATGCTGGAAGCACTGCACGTCTGGAGTGCTCTGCCGAGGGACAACCATCCCCACAGATAGCCTGGCAGAAGGATGGTGGGAACGATTTCCCAGCTGCGAGGGAAAGACGAATGCATATGATGCCGACAGACGatgtattgtttataataaacgtGAAAATGGCCGATAGCGGAGTTTACTCGTGCACCGCGCAGAATCTGGCCGGTCTTATCGTCGCAAACGCTACCCTCACCATACTAG AAACACCGTCCTTCGTAAAACCGATGGAGAACAAAGAAATAACAGTGGGCGGCTCGATCGTGCTCGAATGCATGGCCAGCGGCTCTCCACGTCCAAAATTATCATGGCGAAAGAACGGTAGTCCGCTGCAAGCAACGGAACGTCATTTCTTTACCGCGGGGGATCAACTTTTGATCATCGTCAACACGATTGCCAGTGACGAGGGTAGTTACGAGTGCGAGATGAGTAATTCCCTAGGCAGCGTCGTCGGCGCGTCGCATCTTACGGTCAAGCCGG CCCCGATTTCCACGGTGAACGAATCCGAGATACTGGGCTTGATAATAATAACCGTGGTGTGTTGCGCTGTTATTACTTCCGTGGTTTGGGTGCTCGTAATTTATAAAACCAGACGCCAGTTAAATGTCACGCAAGACAACGTCGCGCAACCAGCAACGACCGTTATACTGACCGTACCGGAGGTACAAACGCAGCTGTACCTGGACACGAGTTCGCAGCACAGCAAGGACAGTGGGACCGGAGACAGCACGAATCCCAGCAACGATCAGCTACAATTATGCTTACccg AAGAGGTCGTGACAAGCTCTGCCAATAACGAGGAAGAAATGGGAACAATAAACGTCAACGATCCTCTCTTGCGTTACACGAACCACGAGCGACATGTGAGTGAGAATGCCGATAGCGCGGTCTGA
- the LOC139818471 gene encoding uncharacterized protein isoform X2, whose protein sequence is MCARACACVLCAMSRCSVEHHRLARRPERGWSAAASFLLVACSLALSMSPIRAELIDDDTNRCPVECSCLGNLVACSELQLIEAPSGLPPWTEILELKDNNIANLEFDSLLHLTKLKKLDVSANKLGDNFTIALSDVAQLRELKVNKNHLTQVPELVFVKNITHLTLSHNLITSINGTALFSLQQLQYLDLSGNKISVLRRGSFLAPNRLTHLNLNANHIRIIENGSLDNLTSLEELRLNKNNLTQLKDLFMNLGKLRILEVNRNNLQQIHGLSLKSLKSLKELYLKRNRIDTLDDGAFWPLKNLELLQLDFNMLTTIKKGGLFGLEHLQKLTLSHNRISTIEPQAWDICREIVELDLSHNELTSIDRGSFEYLTKLEKLKLDHNQIAYVSDGAFNFTTNLRILELNSNKISYMVEDISGAFSPLGQLWKLGLAHNRIKSINQNAFTGLSGVVELDLIGNNVTSIQENAFLSMSSLSKLKMNTGALVCDCGLQWLSMWLREHSYSEAELHCGYPHWLQGMSLTQLHHANFTCDEYPKPRIIQEPVSKMSIKGDNVKLGCRATSTADIPLHFTWKHDNVELDDTNLQTNLSSSESGVTEATSVLYLTNVTHANAGKYQCMVTNTYGTTYSAKARLSVLVYPSFSKIPHDIRVNAGSTARLECSAEGQPSPQIAWQKDGGNDFPAARERRMHMMPTDDVLFIINVKMADSGVYSCTAQNLAGLIVANATLTILETPSFVKPMENKEITVGGSIVLECMASGSPRPKLSWRKNGSPLQATERHFFTAGDQLLIIVNTIASDEGSYECEMSNSLGSVVGASHLTVKPAPISTVNESEILGLIIITVVCCAVITSVVWVLVIYKTRRQLNVTQDNVAQPATTVILTVPEVQTQLYLDTSSQHSKDSGTGDSTNPSNDQLQLCLPEVVTSSANNEEEMGTINVNDPLLRYTNHERHVSENADSAV, encoded by the exons atgtgtgcgcgtgcgtgtgcgtgcgtattGTGCGCGATGTCGAGGTGCTCGGTGGAGCATCATCGCCTCGCGCGACGACCCGAGCGAGGATGGAGCGCCGCCGCTTCGTTCCTGCTGGTCGCGTGTTCGCTCGCGCTGAGCATGTCGCCGATCCGCGCCGAGCTGATCGACGACGATACGAACCGCTGCCCGGTCGAGTGCTCCTGCCTGGGCAACCTGGTCGCTTGCAGCGAGCTGCAGTTGATCGAGGCACCTAGTGGACTGCCACCGTGGACCGAGATCCT aGAATTGAAGGACAACAATATTGCTAACTTGGAATTTGATTCGTTGCTTCATTtaacaaaactaaaaaaatt AGATGTAAGTGCTAATAAACTCGGGGATAATTTTACCATTGCCTTGTCAGACGTTGCACAATTACGCGAACTTAAAGTGAATAAAAATCACTTGACACAAGTGCCAGAACTTGTATTTGTTAAGAATATTACGCATCTTACGCT atcCCACAACTTAATTACTAGTATAAATGGGACTGCATTGTTTAGTTTACAACAGCTTCAATACCTGGATCTCAGTGGGAATAAAATAAGTGTCCTTCGAAGGGGTTCCTTCCTCGCTCCTAATCGACTTACACATTT gaatttaaatgcaaatcaCATAAGAATCATCGAAAATGGAAGTTTGGATAATCTTACTTCATTGGAGGAACTCCgtttaaacaaaaacaatttGACACAGTTGAAAGATCTCTTCATGAATCTAGGAAAATTGCGAATATT GGAGGTGAATAGAAATAATCTACAACAGATACATGGATTAAGTTTGAAAAGTTTGAAGAGCTTAAAGGAATTATATCTAAAGAGAAACAGAATTGATACATTAGACGATGGAGCTTTTTGGCCACTTAAAAATTTAGAGCTTCTACAGCTCGACTTTAATATGTTGACTACTATAAAGAAGGGAGGTTTGTTCGGTTTAGAACATTTGCAAAAGCTGACTCTGTCACACAATCGGATCTCAACAATCGAACCTCAAGCATGGGATATATGCAGAGAGATAGTGGAGCT agaCCTGTCACATAATGAATTGACCTCTATAGACCGGGGTTCGTTCGAATATCTCACGAAGCTCGAGAAGCTTAAGCTGGATCATAATCAAATCGCATACGTCTCAGATGGAGCGTTCAATTTTACGACAAACCTTCGTATCCT GGAACTTAATTCGAACAAGATATCCTATATGGTAGAAGATATCAGCGGCGCATTCTCTCCGCTCGGTCAGTTGTGGAAATTGGGCTTAGCGCACAATAGAATAAAATCCATAAATCAAAACGCTTTCACTGGTCTGAGTGGCGTTGTCGAGCTTGATTTAATCGGAAACAATGTTACGTCCATTCAAGAAAATGCGTTCCTTTCAATGTCTAGTCTAAGCAAACTTAAGATGAACACCG GAGCTTTGGTTTGCGACTGTGGACTTCAATGGCTAAGCATGTGGTTGCGAGAACATTCTTACAGCGAAGCTGAACTACACTGCGGCTATCCGCATTGGTTGCAGGGCATGTCGTTGACTCAATTACATCATGCAAACTTTACTTGCG ATGAGTATCCAAAACCACGGATTATTCAAGAACCTGTGAGCAAAATGAGCATCAAAGGAGACAATGTGAAACTGGGTTGTCGTGCGACCAGCACCGCCGACATACCGCTCCATTTTACCTGGAAGCATGACAATGTGGAGTTGGACGACACAAACCTGCAGACCAATCTCAGTTCCTCCGAGAGTGGAGTAACCGAGGCAACATCCGTCTTGTACCTTACTAATGTTACCCATGCTAACGCAGGAAAATATCAGTGCATGGTAACGAACACTTATGGAACAACATACTCAGCCAAAGCCAGACTAAGCGTATtag tttaCCCATCGTTCTCCAAAATTCCGCATGATATACGAGTGAATGCTGGAAGCACTGCACGTCTGGAGTGCTCTGCCGAGGGACAACCATCCCCACAGATAGCCTGGCAGAAGGATGGTGGGAACGATTTCCCAGCTGCGAGGGAAAGACGAATGCATATGATGCCGACAGACGatgtattgtttataataaacgtGAAAATGGCCGATAGCGGAGTTTACTCGTGCACCGCGCAGAATCTGGCCGGTCTTATCGTCGCAAACGCTACCCTCACCATACTAG AAACACCGTCCTTCGTAAAACCGATGGAGAACAAAGAAATAACAGTGGGCGGCTCGATCGTGCTCGAATGCATGGCCAGCGGCTCTCCACGTCCAAAATTATCATGGCGAAAGAACGGTAGTCCGCTGCAAGCAACGGAACGTCATTTCTTTACCGCGGGGGATCAACTTTTGATCATCGTCAACACGATTGCCAGTGACGAGGGTAGTTACGAGTGCGAGATGAGTAATTCCCTAGGCAGCGTCGTCGGCGCGTCGCATCTTACGGTCAAGCCGG CCCCGATTTCCACGGTGAACGAATCCGAGATACTGGGCTTGATAATAATAACCGTGGTGTGTTGCGCTGTTATTACTTCCGTGGTTTGGGTGCTCGTAATTTATAAAACCAGACGCCAGTTAAATGTCACGCAAGACAACGTCGCGCAACCAGCAACGACCGTTATACTGACCGTACCGGAGGTACAAACGCAGCTGTACCTGGACACGAGTTCGCAGCACAGCAAGGACAGTGGGACCGGAGACAGCACGAATCCCAGCAACGATCAGCTACAATTATGCTTACccg AGGTCGTGACAAGCTCTGCCAATAACGAGGAAGAAATGGGAACAATAAACGTCAACGATCCTCTCTTGCGTTACACGAACCACGAGCGACATGTGAGTGAGAATGCCGATAGCGCGGTCTGA
- the LOC139818471 gene encoding uncharacterized protein isoform X3, which translates to MCARACACVLCAMSRCSVEHHRLARRPERGWSAAASFLLVACSLALSMSPIRAELIDDDTNRCPVECSCLGNLVACSELQLIEAPSGLPPWTEILDVSANKLGDNFTIALSDVAQLRELKVNKNHLTQVPELVFVKNITHLTLSHNLITSINGTALFSLQQLQYLDLSGNKISVLRRGSFLAPNRLTHLNLNANHIRIIENGSLDNLTSLEELRLNKNNLTQLKDLFMNLGKLRILEVNRNNLQQIHGLSLKSLKSLKELYLKRNRIDTLDDGAFWPLKNLELLQLDFNMLTTIKKGGLFGLEHLQKLTLSHNRISTIEPQAWDICREIVELDLSHNELTSIDRGSFEYLTKLEKLKLDHNQIAYVSDGAFNFTTNLRILELNSNKISYMVEDISGAFSPLGQLWKLGLAHNRIKSINQNAFTGLSGVVELDLIGNNVTSIQENAFLSMSSLSKLKMNTGALVCDCGLQWLSMWLREHSYSEAELHCGYPHWLQGMSLTQLHHANFTCDEYPKPRIIQEPVSKMSIKGDNVKLGCRATSTADIPLHFTWKHDNVELDDTNLQTNLSSSESGVTEATSVLYLTNVTHANAGKYQCMVTNTYGTTYSAKARLSVLVYPSFSKIPHDIRVNAGSTARLECSAEGQPSPQIAWQKDGGNDFPAARERRMHMMPTDDVLFIINVKMADSGVYSCTAQNLAGLIVANATLTILETPSFVKPMENKEITVGGSIVLECMASGSPRPKLSWRKNGSPLQATERHFFTAGDQLLIIVNTIASDEGSYECEMSNSLGSVVGASHLTVKPAPISTVNESEILGLIIITVVCCAVITSVVWVLVIYKTRRQLNVTQDNVAQPATTVILTVPEVQTQLYLDTSSQHSKDSGTGDSTNPSNDQLQLCLPEEVVTSSANNEEEMGTINVNDPLLRYTNHERHVSENADSAV; encoded by the exons atgtgtgcgcgtgcgtgtgcgtgcgtattGTGCGCGATGTCGAGGTGCTCGGTGGAGCATCATCGCCTCGCGCGACGACCCGAGCGAGGATGGAGCGCCGCCGCTTCGTTCCTGCTGGTCGCGTGTTCGCTCGCGCTGAGCATGTCGCCGATCCGCGCCGAGCTGATCGACGACGATACGAACCGCTGCCCGGTCGAGTGCTCCTGCCTGGGCAACCTGGTCGCTTGCAGCGAGCTGCAGTTGATCGAGGCACCTAGTGGACTGCCACCGTGGACCGAGATCCT AGATGTAAGTGCTAATAAACTCGGGGATAATTTTACCATTGCCTTGTCAGACGTTGCACAATTACGCGAACTTAAAGTGAATAAAAATCACTTGACACAAGTGCCAGAACTTGTATTTGTTAAGAATATTACGCATCTTACGCT atcCCACAACTTAATTACTAGTATAAATGGGACTGCATTGTTTAGTTTACAACAGCTTCAATACCTGGATCTCAGTGGGAATAAAATAAGTGTCCTTCGAAGGGGTTCCTTCCTCGCTCCTAATCGACTTACACATTT gaatttaaatgcaaatcaCATAAGAATCATCGAAAATGGAAGTTTGGATAATCTTACTTCATTGGAGGAACTCCgtttaaacaaaaacaatttGACACAGTTGAAAGATCTCTTCATGAATCTAGGAAAATTGCGAATATT GGAGGTGAATAGAAATAATCTACAACAGATACATGGATTAAGTTTGAAAAGTTTGAAGAGCTTAAAGGAATTATATCTAAAGAGAAACAGAATTGATACATTAGACGATGGAGCTTTTTGGCCACTTAAAAATTTAGAGCTTCTACAGCTCGACTTTAATATGTTGACTACTATAAAGAAGGGAGGTTTGTTCGGTTTAGAACATTTGCAAAAGCTGACTCTGTCACACAATCGGATCTCAACAATCGAACCTCAAGCATGGGATATATGCAGAGAGATAGTGGAGCT agaCCTGTCACATAATGAATTGACCTCTATAGACCGGGGTTCGTTCGAATATCTCACGAAGCTCGAGAAGCTTAAGCTGGATCATAATCAAATCGCATACGTCTCAGATGGAGCGTTCAATTTTACGACAAACCTTCGTATCCT GGAACTTAATTCGAACAAGATATCCTATATGGTAGAAGATATCAGCGGCGCATTCTCTCCGCTCGGTCAGTTGTGGAAATTGGGCTTAGCGCACAATAGAATAAAATCCATAAATCAAAACGCTTTCACTGGTCTGAGTGGCGTTGTCGAGCTTGATTTAATCGGAAACAATGTTACGTCCATTCAAGAAAATGCGTTCCTTTCAATGTCTAGTCTAAGCAAACTTAAGATGAACACCG GAGCTTTGGTTTGCGACTGTGGACTTCAATGGCTAAGCATGTGGTTGCGAGAACATTCTTACAGCGAAGCTGAACTACACTGCGGCTATCCGCATTGGTTGCAGGGCATGTCGTTGACTCAATTACATCATGCAAACTTTACTTGCG ATGAGTATCCAAAACCACGGATTATTCAAGAACCTGTGAGCAAAATGAGCATCAAAGGAGACAATGTGAAACTGGGTTGTCGTGCGACCAGCACCGCCGACATACCGCTCCATTTTACCTGGAAGCATGACAATGTGGAGTTGGACGACACAAACCTGCAGACCAATCTCAGTTCCTCCGAGAGTGGAGTAACCGAGGCAACATCCGTCTTGTACCTTACTAATGTTACCCATGCTAACGCAGGAAAATATCAGTGCATGGTAACGAACACTTATGGAACAACATACTCAGCCAAAGCCAGACTAAGCGTATtag tttaCCCATCGTTCTCCAAAATTCCGCATGATATACGAGTGAATGCTGGAAGCACTGCACGTCTGGAGTGCTCTGCCGAGGGACAACCATCCCCACAGATAGCCTGGCAGAAGGATGGTGGGAACGATTTCCCAGCTGCGAGGGAAAGACGAATGCATATGATGCCGACAGACGatgtattgtttataataaacgtGAAAATGGCCGATAGCGGAGTTTACTCGTGCACCGCGCAGAATCTGGCCGGTCTTATCGTCGCAAACGCTACCCTCACCATACTAG AAACACCGTCCTTCGTAAAACCGATGGAGAACAAAGAAATAACAGTGGGCGGCTCGATCGTGCTCGAATGCATGGCCAGCGGCTCTCCACGTCCAAAATTATCATGGCGAAAGAACGGTAGTCCGCTGCAAGCAACGGAACGTCATTTCTTTACCGCGGGGGATCAACTTTTGATCATCGTCAACACGATTGCCAGTGACGAGGGTAGTTACGAGTGCGAGATGAGTAATTCCCTAGGCAGCGTCGTCGGCGCGTCGCATCTTACGGTCAAGCCGG CCCCGATTTCCACGGTGAACGAATCCGAGATACTGGGCTTGATAATAATAACCGTGGTGTGTTGCGCTGTTATTACTTCCGTGGTTTGGGTGCTCGTAATTTATAAAACCAGACGCCAGTTAAATGTCACGCAAGACAACGTCGCGCAACCAGCAACGACCGTTATACTGACCGTACCGGAGGTACAAACGCAGCTGTACCTGGACACGAGTTCGCAGCACAGCAAGGACAGTGGGACCGGAGACAGCACGAATCCCAGCAACGATCAGCTACAATTATGCTTACccg AAGAGGTCGTGACAAGCTCTGCCAATAACGAGGAAGAAATGGGAACAATAAACGTCAACGATCCTCTCTTGCGTTACACGAACCACGAGCGACATGTGAGTGAGAATGCCGATAGCGCGGTCTGA
- the LOC139817693 gene encoding ribonuclease H2 subunit C, with product MVTRLHINDLVDRDDAELHFMPCKIHGDETANVSSYFKPYIRRIDEGYYDCSFRGYPLQGRKVDVPAGYRGMMFTEAKTADTENRERNLYCTGTFSQFTYWNYDRIPSKNDALAAALDWVDVAKALHSSEA from the exons atgGTCACTCGATTGCACATTAACGATCTGGTTGACCGAGACGATGCCGAGTTACATTTCATGCCGTGTAAAATTCACGGGGACGAAACTGCGAATGTTTCCTCTTATTTCAAGCCTTACATTCGTAGGATAGACGAAGGAT ACTACGATTGCTCCTTCCGTGGCTACCCGCTTCAAGGGAGAAAGGTAGATGTACCTGCTGGATACAGAGGCATGATGTTTACGGAGGCTAAAACGGCGGATACCGAGAACAGGGAGAGGAATTTGTATTGCACGGGAACCTTTTCGCAGTTTACGTATTGGAATTATGATAGAATACCGTCTAAGAATGACGCTCTTGCCGCTGCATTAGATTGGGTCGACGTAGCTAAAGCG TTACATTCATCAGAAGCATAG
- the LOC139817691 gene encoding protein FAM98A: protein MEEKLLQMLQDVGYTGPMLDSNKLSDALKFGAKSPDFTGLVSWFAEQLATFVDTDETVHATTSADDASSFLLELSFFLKEIGCVNEKLMTGHMNQRLANESERAILIEFLTAELMACKLLAVKCPEEEKQMEVIIDESDTARNLKNMLVVLKFQKPPDNISPELLFSRLETKLSEVLKTVPPQHLDKPLIDVELSAKQWEQLGKLQEEMHKEYATRREMLLKRLDVTVQSFLWSDRIKKQETEVNSKYEERRKTLKSEPKVTMADLLAARDDLAVIEKTSNASVRKNTRSKINSVIIGAVPDRGGRPYEQEPPPPEMPSWQKDRVPGPQSFQGGRGGGGGGRGGSRGGRGGGGGGGGGGRGGGGGGGGSGGYRDHKDASSNFGQNLDYQQSQYSGHGHRECYPDHRGTGGYQRGGGGGGGGGGGGGSSGGGGYRGDSGANYSQNYNQNYNQNYNQSYGQNYQQPQYSGQRDSYGGDNRGGGNYRQDRRESGGRGGRVQGGWNQGANNPGANSYQRGGYNRGRQY, encoded by the exons ATGGAGGAGAAGCTGCTGCAGATGCTCCAAGATGTTGG GTACACAGGGCCGATGCTGGACTCTAACAAGCTGTCGGACGCCTTGAAATTTGGCGCAAAATCTCCGGATTTTACTGGTCTCGTAAGCTGGTTCGCGGAGCAACTGGCGACATTTGTGGACACAGATGAGACTGTTCATGCCACAACAAGCGCGGACGATGCCAGTTCCTTCCTCTTAGAGTTAAGCTTCTTTCTTAAGGAAATAGGATGCGTGAATGAGAAACTGATGACTGGACATATGAATCAAAGGCTAGCTAATGAGTCTGAAAGAGCTATcctaatagaatttttaacggCGGAGCTTATGGCTTGCAAATTATTGGCAGTGAAATGTCCTGAAGAAGAGAAACAAATGGAAGTGATCATT GATGAAAGTGACACCGCGAGGAACTTGAAGAATATGCTAGTCGtattaaagtttcaaaagCCGCCGGACAATATTTCGCCTGAATTATTGTTTTCAAGACTGGAAACTAAATTATCGGAAGTTCTAAAGACTGTACCACCTCAACATCTCGATAAACCGCTTATAGATGTCGAGCTCTCGGCTAAACAATGGGAGCAACTAGGTAAACTGCAGGAAGAAATGCATAAGGAATACGCAACTCGCCGTGAGATGTTGCTCAAACGTCTTGACGTTACCGTTCAATCATTTCTG TGGTCGGATAGGATAAAGAAACAGGAGACTGAAGTAAATAGTAAATACGAGGAGAGAAGAAAGACTCTGAAAAGCGAGCCGAAAGTGACAATGGCCGATTTACTAGCGGCTAGAGACGATCTAGCGGTGATCGAGAAGACGAGTAACGCGAGCGTTCGCAAGAATACACGAAGCAAAATCAACAGTGTCATTATCGGGGCGGTACCGGACAGAGGTGGTAGACCGTACGAACAAGAGCCACCTCCACCAGAGATGCCTTCATGGCAGAAGGATAGAGTTCCAGGACCGCAGTCATTCCA gggcggaagaggaggaggtggaggcGGACGCGGGGGTAGCAGAGGCGGCAGAGGCGGAGGCGGAGGTGGAGGCGGTGGTGGCAGAGGCGGAGGTGGAGGCGGTGGCGGTAGTGGTGGATATCGAGATCATAAAGACGCCAGTAGTAATTTTGGTCAGAACTTGGATTATCAGCAATCTCAATATTCTGGACATGGACATAGAGAATGTTATCCGGATCATAGAGGCACGGGAGGGTATCAAAGAGgaggcggtggtggtggtggcggcggcggcggcggcggcagcagcGGTGGTGGAGGTTATCGCGGCGATTCCGGCGCGAACTACAGTCAGAACTACAATCAGAATTACAATCAGAATTATAATCAAAGTTACGGTCAGAATTATCAACAGCCACAGTATTCCGGCCAGAGGGATTCGTATGGAGGTGACAATCGGGGCGGCGGGAACTACCGTCAGGACAGGAGGGAAAGCGGAGGAAGGGGAGGCAGAGTTCAAGGTGGATGGAATCAGGGTGCCAATAATCCCGGTGCGAATAGCTATCAACGCGGCGGCTACAACAGGGGCAGACAGTACTGA